ACTGACCGCGCAGCACCTGGGATACGACCAGGACGGGCTGCGCGCCGGGGAGACCTACGTGGGGCTGGGCGCGGACTCCCTGCAACTGATCGGCATGCTGCGGCAGTTGGAGGGCGAGTTCGGGGTACGGCTGGCCGTGCGGGAGCTGCTGGAGGACGCGGGGTCGCCGGAGTTGACGGCGCGGCTCATCGCGGAGCGCGTGGCACGGCCGGCGCCGGAGCCACGGGCCGAGATCATCGACGTACGGCAGACACCGGAGCCACGGAAGGCGGCACCCCAGGCACCCGAGACACCCCAGGCACCCGGGCCCGCCGAGTACGCCAGTCGCGGCGAAGTCGCCGAACTGCGGCGGCAGATCGACCTGCTGGCCGAGACGCAGGCATCGTTGATCACCCAGCTCTCCGAGGCCGTCGCCCTGCTCACCGCCGAGCGGGCCACCCGATGAGCCCGGGCACGGCGGCGGACCGGGCCGCGGCACTGTCCCGCCGACTGGACGAGCAGCTCGCACGGGCACGGCAGGCCGCAGCGGATCCCGCACCCCCGGCACCCGCCGTCCACGGCCCCCGCGTCACCCTCCCCCACGACTCCGGCATGGCCGGCGCGGGCGCCACCGACACCCAGCGCACGCACGCCGCGGGCCTCGCCCGGCGGCTCTCGGAACGCACCCGGACCTCCAAGGAGCTGGCGCAGTCACGGCGTTCGGTGCTCGCGGACAGCCGGGCCGTGGTCGGGTTCCGGCGTTCGACGAAGGAGACGCTGTACCCGCTCGCGGCCCGTGACGCACGCGGCGCGCACCTGACGGACGTCGACGGGAACACGTACACCGACATCACGATGGGTTTCGGGTCCCTGCTCCTCGGCCATGAGCCGGATTGTGTGACCGAGGCCGTGCGCGCACACCTGGACGGCGGGCTGCGGTTCGGTCCGCGTCCGGTCGAGGCGGGTGAGGTCGCCCAGTTGCTCGCCGAGTTCACCGGTATGGAACGCGTCGCGTTCGCGGCCTCCGGCACCGAGGCCAACTCCGCCGCGATCCGGCTCGCCCGCGCCGCCACCGGACGCGACCGGATCGTCATGTTCCGCGGCTCCTACCACGGTCACATCGACACCGTGCTCGGCCGCCCCGGACCGGGCGACGGCGCCGTCCCCGTCTCCCGCGGCATCCCCGACAGCGCCGTCGCGGAGCTGATCGTCCTGGAGTACGGCAGCCAGGAGGCCCTCACCACCATCGACGCGCTCGGCGACCGTGTCGCCGCGGTCCTCGTCGAGCCCGTGCAGTGCCGCAACCCCGCTCTGCGCCCGGTCGCCTTCCTGCGCGAGCTACGCGAGCTGACCCGGCGGCGCGGCATCGTGCTGCTCTTCGACGAGATGCTCACCGGCCTGCGCCCGCATCCGCGCGGCGCCCAGCACCACTTCGGGGTCGTGCCCGACCTCGCCACCTACGGAAAGGCGCTCGGCAGCGGCTTCCCCGTCGGGGCGATCGCGGGGCGGGCCGACATCATGGACGGCGTCGACGGCGGATTCTGGCGGTACGGCGACGAGAGCCGCCCCACCGCCGAGACCACCTTCTTCGGCGGGACCTACCTTCAGCACCCGCTGTCCATGGCGGCGGCCAAGGCGGTCCTCACCCATCTCGCCGCCGAGGGGCCCGGACTCCAGGAGCGGCTCAACGCCCGCACGGACGCCCTCGCCGACGACCTCAACCGGTTCTTCACCGACGAGGAATTCCCCCTGGAACTCGCCCACTTCGGGTCGATGTTCCGTTTCGTCCACCGCGCGGACATGGAACTGCTCTACCAGCACCTGCTGTTGCGCGGCATCTACGTCTGGGAGTGGCGCAGCTTCTATCTCTCCACCGCCCACACCGACACCGACACCGAGCGGGTCGCGGACGCGGTGAAGGGGTCCCTGCGGGAGCTGCGGGACGCGGGCTTCTTCCCGACGACCCGGCGCACCGCCGCCCGGGCACGGGCCGAACACCGCCCCAGACGGCCCGACTTCGGGGTGTACTTCTTCGGCGACTACCCCGACGCCGACAGCACCTCCGCCTACGAACGGCTCGTCGACACCGCCCGCTTCGCCGACGAACGCGGCTTCAGCTCCCTGTGGCTGCCCGAGCGGCACTTCCACTCCTTCGGCGGGCTCTTCCCCAACCCGGCGGTCCTGGCCGCCTCGCTGGCCCGCGAGACCAGCCGGATCCGGCTCAACGCCGGGTCGGTCGTACTGCCGCTGCACGATCCAGTGCGGGTCGCGGAGGAGTGGTCGGTCGTCGACAACCTCTCCGGCGGCCGGGTCGGCCTCGGCTGCGCCACCGGCTGGCACGCCCAGGACTTCGCACTCCATCCGGACCGTTTCGAGCGCCGCAAGGAGATCGCCTTCGCCCACCTCGAGGACGTGACGACGCTGTGGCGCGGCGGTGCGGTACGGCGCGTCACCGGCGAGGGCGAGCCCGTCGACGTGAGGATCCATCCCCGTCCGGTCCAGGAGCTGCCACCGATGTTCCTCGCCACCTCCGGGCGGCGTGCCTCGTACGAGGAGGCCGGGCGGCGCGGACTCGGGATCGTCACCAACCTGATGGGGCAGACCGTCGCCGAACTCGCCGACAACATCCGCCACTTCCGCAAGGCCCGCGAACAGCACGGCCTCGACCCCGACACCGGCCGGGTCACCGTCCTGCTCCACACCTACCTCGGCACGGACCACGCTTCGGCCCGCGCGGAGGCGCTGGAGCCGATGAGCCGCTATCTGCGTTCCTCCCTCCAGATGCGCTCGGCGGCGAGCGCGGTGGGCGCCGGGCCCGAGGACGTGGCGACGGCGAGCGAGGACGACCTCGACTACCTCTTCCGCCGCGCCTACGACCGCTACTGCGACGAACGCGCCCTCATCGGCACCCCCGACAGCTGCGCCCCCCTGGTGCAAACCCTGCACGAGGCCGGCGTCGACGAAATCGCCGCCCTGGTGGACTTCGGCATGCCGACGGACCGGATGCGGGCGGGCCTGGATCATTTGGACACGTTGCGGCGACGGATGTTGGGGGCGGTGCCGGGGGGCGCGGGGGCGGAGGGGGCGGTGGCGCCGGGCACGAGGGGGGAGGAGACAGTGCCGCCGGGCGCGGGGGCGGAGGAGGCGGTGCCGCCGGGCCGGAGCGCGCAGAAGGCTGTGCCACCGAGCGCAAGCGCGGCGGTGGCGGTGCCGCCGGGCCGGAGGGCGGGAGGGGCTGTCCTGCCGGACGCGGACACAGTGGAAGCTATGCCGCCGAGCCGCGGCACCGACAAGGCTGTGCCATCGAGCGCGGGTACGACGGTGGCGGTACCGCCAGACGTGAGGACGGCAGAGGCAGTCCTACCGGACACGGGCACGGGCACGGGCACGGTGGAGGCTGTGCCGCCGGGCGCTGGCGCGGCGGTGACGGTGCCGCCAGACGTGGGGGCGGGAGAGGCAGTCCTGCCGGACGCGGGCACGGTGGAGGAAGCGGTGCAGCCGGTCCGGAGCGCGCAGAAGGCTGTGCCACCGAGCGCGGGCACGACGGAGTCGGTGCCGCCAGACGTGAGGGCGGGAGAGGCAGTCCTGCCGGACGCGGGCACGGTGGAGGAAGCGGTGCAGCCGGTCCGGAGCGCGCAGAAGGCTGTGCCACCGAGCGCGGGCACGACGGAGTCGGTGCCGCCAGACGTGAGGGCGGGAGAGGCAGTCCTGCCGGACGCGGGCACGGTGGAGGAAGCGGTGCAGCCGGTCCGGAGCGCGCAGAAGGCTGTGCCACCGAGCGCGGGCACGACGGAGTCGGTGCCGCCAGACGTGAGGGCGGGAGAGGCAGTCCTGCCGGGCCGGCGCACGCTGGAGGCTTTGCCGCCGAGCCGAAGCACGGACAAGACAGTGCCGCCAGACGTGAGGACGGCAGAGGCAGTCCTGCCAGGCGCAGGCACAGTGGAAGCTTTGCCGCCGAGCCGGAGCACCGACAAGGCTGTGCCGCCAGGCGTGGACGCGGCGGACTCAATGCCCCCGGGGGCAGGCACGGCTGTGGCTGTGCCGCCAGGCGGGTGCACAGTGGACGTGGTCGGCCGTGACTCCGCGAGTGCGCACCGCCGGGGCTCCACCGATGGCCCTGGTGGGCCTCTGGGCGGTGGCCCGCTGGCCACGGTCCGGCGGGGCCCCGCGACCGACGCACAGCGTCGGCTCTGGCTCGCCGCGCGGCTGATCGCCGATCCGGCCGCGTACAACGAGATCCAGGCCGTGCGGCTGCGCGGCCCCCTTTCCGAGCGGGCGCTGCGCACGGCCGTGTCGGGGCTTGTCGAGCGGCACGCGGGTCTGCGGACGGTCTTTCGCGCGGCGGGCGACACGGTCGAGCAGGTCATACGGCCCGACCTCCGACCGGAGTTGACGGTCACCGACGTCGACGGGCTGGAGGCGGTGGCCGCCGTTCTG
Above is a window of Streptomyces sp. NBC_00490 DNA encoding:
- a CDS encoding MupA/Atu3671 family FMN-dependent luciferase-like monooxygenase, encoding MSPGTAADRAAALSRRLDEQLARARQAAADPAPPAPAVHGPRVTLPHDSGMAGAGATDTQRTHAAGLARRLSERTRTSKELAQSRRSVLADSRAVVGFRRSTKETLYPLAARDARGAHLTDVDGNTYTDITMGFGSLLLGHEPDCVTEAVRAHLDGGLRFGPRPVEAGEVAQLLAEFTGMERVAFAASGTEANSAAIRLARAATGRDRIVMFRGSYHGHIDTVLGRPGPGDGAVPVSRGIPDSAVAELIVLEYGSQEALTTIDALGDRVAAVLVEPVQCRNPALRPVAFLRELRELTRRRGIVLLFDEMLTGLRPHPRGAQHHFGVVPDLATYGKALGSGFPVGAIAGRADIMDGVDGGFWRYGDESRPTAETTFFGGTYLQHPLSMAAAKAVLTHLAAEGPGLQERLNARTDALADDLNRFFTDEEFPLELAHFGSMFRFVHRADMELLYQHLLLRGIYVWEWRSFYLSTAHTDTDTERVADAVKGSLRELRDAGFFPTTRRTAARARAEHRPRRPDFGVYFFGDYPDADSTSAYERLVDTARFADERGFSSLWLPERHFHSFGGLFPNPAVLAASLARETSRIRLNAGSVVLPLHDPVRVAEEWSVVDNLSGGRVGLGCATGWHAQDFALHPDRFERRKEIAFAHLEDVTTLWRGGAVRRVTGEGEPVDVRIHPRPVQELPPMFLATSGRRASYEEAGRRGLGIVTNLMGQTVAELADNIRHFRKAREQHGLDPDTGRVTVLLHTYLGTDHASARAEALEPMSRYLRSSLQMRSAASAVGAGPEDVATASEDDLDYLFRRAYDRYCDERALIGTPDSCAPLVQTLHEAGVDEIAALVDFGMPTDRMRAGLDHLDTLRRRMLGAVPGGAGAEGAVAPGTRGEETVPPGAGAEEAVPPGRSAQKAVPPSASAAVAVPPGRRAGGAVLPDADTVEAMPPSRGTDKAVPSSAGTTVAVPPDVRTAEAVLPDTGTGTGTVEAVPPGAGAAVTVPPDVGAGEAVLPDAGTVEEAVQPVRSAQKAVPPSAGTTESVPPDVRAGEAVLPDAGTVEEAVQPVRSAQKAVPPSAGTTESVPPDVRAGEAVLPDAGTVEEAVQPVRSAQKAVPPSAGTTESVPPDVRAGEAVLPGRRTLEALPPSRSTDKTVPPDVRTAEAVLPGAGTVEALPPSRSTDKAVPPGVDAADSMPPGAGTAVAVPPGGCTVDVVGRDSASAHRRGSTDGPGGPLGGGPLATVRRGPATDAQRRLWLAARLIADPAAYNEIQAVRLRGPLSERALRTAVSGLVERHAGLRTVFRAAGDTVEQVIRPDLRPELTVTDVDGLEAVAAVLREESGRPYDLAEGPLFTPRLLRLAADDHVLVLGLHHIITDAHSAGLLAADLEELYRASVEDRAPVFAAPAGTTLDEPRTAHGPAHLDEPASATPTGTAPIGPRSAHAPAHPHKPQPGHHPTTPDQPHLPASEHREPASVTPTVTTPTGPRAAHTPPHPDEPQPGPHPTTPDGPSTGYDPADLDWWLGYLDPLPPAPALPTDRPRGRRVAGRGAAEEVFWGAGRAGRLREWSGRQGVTLFSTLLTAWQLGLRERSGQDEFVVGSTFGRRRPGTEHTVGFHVAVLPLKASLTDTTGLRDAVRATRDALFAADAHQHVDVDALLAAVNPDPGHPRPLVTVSADLDSAPLSRLRLPGLTTEQIPGGTESAPLELALATLDTRDGLRLRIRYDADLYDASTVRGLLADLDRVLEAMADGRAVTVADTKTAAAPAASQPEASDPRETETLRTLWSSVLGTDDVSDTADFFDLGGSSIAAIRLHNRVRDALGVEFSLADFFAEPTLGALIRSLTGSGTAEVTGVAEDVVDRAPVTDQQARMLAAQPALPRPQVYNVPTRIRLTGPVDTDALRTALTELVRRHHSLRTRYAQDGEGAWWQEVVDVAPPPLRIVDYSRLPAERAAQRADQACRAAADEPFDLTRPALPRLRLLRVAPDEWVLMFVVHHICTDGWSHGVLLGELAALYTAAATGTAPALPPPSAQPADHARRQLARRGGTERTRRAAHFVDHLTGVPTRLEVPTDRPRSGHLSGDGDTVRAHAPAELRGRVERFAAAHRVTPFAVAAAALGVTVARLSGVRDLLVGVPYANRDGSDTETLVSLVSTNMPVRIRVEPEETCAELVARTGAETLAAMANVLPTAEVWQALREAGVREVPEVVSCLLVFQNTDDVEIEIPGLGVEVDDVAPPAARTELTFGLTPRRDPALGYRAYVEYSADLWDRKSAERILGSYLSALDDLCAEPGRTVGELLAPTTSGEA